The Vicia villosa cultivar HV-30 ecotype Madison, WI linkage group LG1, Vvil1.0, whole genome shotgun sequence genome includes a region encoding these proteins:
- the LOC131658206 gene encoding uncharacterized protein LOC131658206 — MAVARRDFIAEITPTKESWDVVVRGGKIQASVRKALLYQFDNKVREGNVYNFKHFGVAANTGAYRTTKHQFKLSLQNSTVVTEFVSFAEIVRKIDMNYLIDNYHLILNLCFHQTMYYEF, encoded by the exons ATGGCTGTTGCAAGACGCGATTTTATTGCTGAAATCACTCCGACAAAAGAATCATGGGATGTTGTTGTTCGA GGTGGCAAGATTCAAGCTTCTGTTCGAAAAGCTTTGCTCTATCAATTTGATAACAAGGTTCGTGAGGGTAATGTTTATAATTTTAAACATTTTGGTGTCGCCGCTAATACCGGAGCTTATAGGACCACAAAACACCAGTTCAAGTTGAGTTTGCAGAATTCCACAGTGGTTACAGAATTTGTATCTTTCGCAGAGATAGTTAGGAAAATTGACATGAACTACTTGAttgataattatcatttaatattaAACTTATGTTTCCATCAAACCATGTATTATGAGTTTTAA